A stretch of Leucobacter aridicollis DNA encodes these proteins:
- a CDS encoding RsmB/NOP family class I SAM-dependent RNA methyltransferase codes for MSEHQSHSGRGDAARGNGRDGGRSGGNRGGRPNAGRASGRGGAPRGGAGGRGGQRQGRPRISGARIVAYDVLRDVVERDAYANLALASRIRDARLDGRDAALATELAAGTLRSLGRLDRIIELAADRSAADIDARTLNVLRIGAHQLLAMRTAAHAAVHESVELQRLVGNERAAGFVNGVLREIGRSTNEEWDARIAETARNADDALAVRTSHPAWVVRALRDALRAEGSEAELDALLDADNASPRVNLALLEGSGITAEELALVEPDTLDAVGPSPIGLELTGGDPGRAIAGAEERAAIPAGLLRVQDQGSQLAALALVRATPVAEGERWLDLCAGPGGKTAILGAEAVVEGATVRANEVSDHRAELVRNSVDGVLALAPDTVTVVSHDGREEEAFGCGREGHELYDRILVDAPCSGLGALRRRPEARWRKQPSDLPELTALQTELIDAAVAHLKPGGVLAYVTCSPHLAETRVGVERALKRHPELRELDAKAAVRAAAREDAQPELPGDQLSAQLWPHRHDTDAMFVSLLTREAR; via the coding sequence GTGAGCGAGCACCAGTCACACAGCGGGCGCGGCGACGCCGCTCGGGGAAACGGCCGCGACGGCGGTCGCAGTGGTGGCAATCGCGGCGGGCGGCCGAACGCGGGCCGAGCCAGCGGACGCGGGGGAGCCCCGCGCGGCGGAGCAGGCGGCCGCGGCGGCCAGCGTCAGGGCCGCCCCCGGATCTCGGGCGCCAGGATCGTCGCCTACGACGTGCTGCGTGACGTCGTCGAGCGCGACGCGTACGCGAACCTTGCGCTGGCCTCCCGGATCCGGGACGCCAGGCTCGACGGCCGCGACGCTGCGCTTGCCACCGAGCTCGCCGCGGGGACCCTCCGCTCGCTGGGCCGACTCGACCGCATCATCGAACTGGCCGCGGACCGGTCGGCCGCGGACATCGACGCGCGCACCCTGAACGTGCTCCGGATCGGCGCGCACCAGTTGCTCGCCATGCGCACGGCGGCGCACGCTGCGGTCCATGAGAGCGTCGAGCTGCAGCGACTCGTCGGGAATGAGCGCGCCGCTGGATTCGTGAACGGTGTGCTCAGGGAGATCGGGCGGTCCACCAACGAGGAGTGGGACGCGCGCATCGCCGAGACCGCGAGGAACGCCGACGACGCCCTCGCCGTACGCACGTCGCACCCGGCATGGGTGGTGCGTGCGCTGCGGGACGCGCTCCGCGCCGAGGGCAGCGAGGCAGAGCTCGACGCGCTCCTCGACGCAGACAACGCCTCGCCACGCGTGAACCTGGCCCTGCTCGAAGGCTCCGGCATCACCGCCGAGGAACTCGCGCTTGTCGAACCCGACACGCTCGACGCCGTCGGCCCGTCGCCGATCGGTCTTGAGCTCACCGGCGGCGATCCTGGTCGCGCGATCGCGGGGGCGGAGGAGCGCGCGGCGATCCCGGCGGGCCTCCTGCGGGTGCAGGATCAGGGCTCCCAGCTCGCCGCCCTCGCGCTCGTGCGGGCCACCCCGGTCGCCGAGGGCGAGCGCTGGCTCGACCTGTGCGCGGGCCCCGGCGGGAAGACCGCGATCCTCGGCGCGGAAGCGGTGGTCGAAGGCGCGACCGTTCGCGCGAACGAGGTATCCGATCACCGCGCGGAGCTCGTGCGGAATTCGGTCGACGGCGTGCTGGCGCTCGCCCCGGATACGGTGACGGTCGTGAGCCACGATGGGCGCGAGGAGGAGGCGTTCGGGTGCGGGCGCGAGGGGCACGAGCTGTACGACAGGATCCTCGTCGACGCGCCCTGCTCCGGCCTGGGCGCGCTCCGGCGGCGGCCTGAGGCACGCTGGCGGAAGCAGCCGAGCGACCTCCCCGAACTTACGGCGCTGCAGACTGAACTCATCGACGCGGCCGTTGCGCACCTGAAGCCGGGCGGCGTGCTCGCCTACGTGACGTGCTCACCGCACCTCGCGGAGACGCGGGTCGGCGTCGAACGGGCGCTCAAGCGGCATCCCGAGCTGCGTGAACTCGACGCGAAGGCAGCGGTGCGCGCTGCGGCGCGGGAGGACGCGCAGCCGGAGCTTCCGGGCGACCAGCTCAGCGCGCAGCTGTGGCCGCACCGGCACGACACCGACGCGATGTTCGTTTCGCTGCTCACCCGCGAGGCGCGGTAG
- a CDS encoding SWIM zinc finger family protein, producing the protein MTMQHAPAPPAPRAFGAPTGLGPDGLLLGLAPALTAQGIDRSPSFFSGFATEPLVLARGLLVLADITATRYFQYVPTTMRDPVLTANGDRLRAECFSACNSVYARLDLLGDGFDGGDIAHGTTNVDLGQQSRAVLSGVRRAELLHLDVGSGGAVLATPSAQAAERPVNMPDRWVRAFGNVAELHARMAPLVTLTAQEARAFVSAVPPATASGRTAWLAPTAAGTRIASRPTTGAIAVPGLHRLSAAKRLLPHLRGATVYGAPHAETGAVAVVLELPHARLTLGLTAEAWRGHSGEGALLAALAGDDVVADAEVVSALLAFEPVLDADSLAHAAGITRARADGAIAVLAASGRVGWDLADDAHFHRELPDDPARIERDGPRLAAARALVAAGRVAPGAGAAGSGEPRSWVVRGGEPGDHASDSLVRVGDDGQLVCGCAWGLRHGAGRGPCKHALAVEIVRARASQHTGQRTPTLKEQA; encoded by the coding sequence ATGACGATGCAGCATGCGCCAGCTCCGCCGGCCCCGCGGGCGTTTGGCGCGCCGACCGGGCTGGGTCCGGACGGGCTGCTGCTCGGGCTTGCGCCGGCGCTCACCGCGCAGGGCATCGACCGTTCGCCGAGTTTCTTCTCGGGGTTCGCGACCGAGCCGCTCGTGCTCGCCCGCGGACTCCTCGTGCTCGCCGACATCACGGCGACCCGTTACTTCCAGTACGTGCCAACGACGATGCGCGACCCGGTACTCACGGCGAATGGTGACCGGCTGCGGGCGGAGTGCTTCTCAGCCTGCAACAGCGTGTACGCGCGGCTCGATCTGCTCGGCGATGGCTTCGACGGCGGCGACATCGCGCACGGCACGACGAACGTCGATCTCGGCCAGCAGTCGCGCGCGGTGCTGTCCGGGGTGCGGCGTGCTGAACTGCTGCATCTTGATGTTGGGTCCGGCGGCGCGGTGCTCGCCACGCCGAGCGCCCAGGCAGCAGAGCGCCCCGTGAACATGCCAGATCGGTGGGTGCGGGCGTTCGGAAACGTCGCCGAACTCCACGCGCGCATGGCACCACTCGTGACGCTGACCGCGCAGGAGGCGCGCGCCTTCGTCTCGGCCGTTCCGCCGGCGACGGCGAGCGGCCGAACGGCCTGGCTCGCGCCGACGGCAGCGGGAACGCGGATCGCGTCGCGGCCGACGACCGGGGCGATCGCCGTGCCCGGGCTGCACCGCCTGAGCGCTGCGAAGCGGCTCCTCCCGCACCTGCGCGGCGCGACCGTCTACGGTGCGCCGCACGCGGAGACCGGCGCGGTCGCCGTCGTCCTTGAACTCCCGCACGCGCGCCTCACCCTCGGCCTGACCGCGGAGGCGTGGCGCGGTCATTCGGGGGAGGGAGCGCTCCTCGCGGCGCTTGCAGGCGACGACGTCGTCGCCGACGCGGAAGTCGTCTCGGCGCTGCTCGCCTTCGAACCCGTGCTCGACGCCGACAGTCTGGCACACGCGGCAGGGATCACGCGGGCCCGCGCGGACGGGGCGATCGCGGTGCTCGCCGCCTCCGGCAGGGTCGGGTGGGATCTCGCGGACGACGCGCACTTCCATCGGGAGCTGCCGGACGATCCGGCGCGGATCGAGCGCGACGGTCCGCGCCTCGCCGCGGCCCGAGCGCTCGTGGCCGCGGGTCGGGTGGCGCCGGGCGCGGGTGCGGCGGGCTCGGGGGAGCCTCGAAGCTGGGTCGTGCGGGGCGGCGAACCCGGCGACCACGCCAGCGACAGTCTGGTGCGTGTCGGCGACGACGGGCAGCTCGTGTGCGGCTGCGCGTGGGGTCTTCGTCACGGCGCAGGGCGCGGCCCCTGCAAGCACGCGCTTGCCGTCGAGATCGTGCGAGCCCGCGCGTCCCAGCACACCGGTCAGCGCACCCCAACACTGAAGGAGCAGGCGTGA
- a CDS encoding MFS transporter: MNKSGATEPRPRDTARAASEAPTDAPDGAPGGAPVETPATGGRTFAHVLVNTAVANLTTNFLWFAIVFWVYLETRSILATGVLGAVYMFLLAGCSTWFGSLVDRMRKHRVMLLSAWATLIAFTVGCALFFAVPGELLLRLDAPWFWLFTLVVLAGCVVELMRNLALATTVTLLVPVERHANANGLVGTVQGLAFIATSVLSGLSIGLLGMGTTILLATLFVAVPLVHLHLLRIPEPVVARDPDRAAVDFRGGMAAMLAVPGLFALVLFSTFNNLGSGAFMALLDPYGLTMFPVEVWGLVFGLASTGFIVGGLAVAKWGLGPNPIRTMLVLVGILGVVGIAFTIREWPWLFIAGIWVFMALMPAVEAAEQTVIQRVVPFEKQGRVFGLAMTFEAAAAPITSLIIAPIAEFWIVPFMRTDTGQREWGWLLGEGDSRGIALIFVCTGIGMILLACAAFFTRSYRTLSRGFAARPATGPAPRHGAPETAVD; this comes from the coding sequence ATGAATAAGTCGGGCGCGACGGAGCCCCGCCCCCGTGACACGGCGCGGGCGGCCTCCGAAGCGCCCACAGACGCCCCCGACGGCGCACCGGGCGGAGCCCCGGTGGAGACGCCCGCGACCGGCGGCCGGACCTTCGCCCACGTGCTCGTCAACACGGCGGTCGCGAACCTGACGACGAACTTTCTCTGGTTCGCCATCGTGTTCTGGGTGTACCTGGAGACCCGAAGCATCCTCGCCACCGGGGTCCTCGGGGCCGTCTACATGTTTTTGCTTGCCGGCTGCTCCACGTGGTTCGGGTCGCTCGTCGACCGGATGCGCAAGCACCGCGTCATGCTGCTGAGCGCCTGGGCGACGCTCATCGCGTTCACCGTCGGCTGCGCACTTTTCTTCGCGGTGCCAGGGGAGCTGCTGCTCCGCCTGGACGCCCCCTGGTTCTGGCTGTTCACGCTCGTCGTGCTCGCCGGCTGCGTCGTCGAGCTCATGCGCAACCTCGCCCTGGCGACGACCGTGACGCTGCTCGTGCCCGTCGAGCGTCACGCGAACGCGAACGGGCTCGTCGGCACCGTGCAGGGGCTCGCCTTCATCGCGACCAGCGTGCTCAGCGGTCTCTCCATTGGACTGCTCGGCATGGGGACGACGATCCTGCTCGCCACGCTGTTCGTCGCGGTCCCGCTCGTGCACCTGCACCTGCTGCGCATCCCCGAGCCCGTCGTCGCCCGCGATCCTGACCGCGCAGCCGTCGATTTCCGCGGCGGGATGGCCGCAATGCTCGCCGTGCCGGGGCTCTTCGCGCTCGTGCTGTTTAGCACGTTCAACAACCTTGGCAGCGGGGCGTTTATGGCGCTCCTCGACCCGTACGGGCTCACGATGTTCCCGGTGGAGGTCTGGGGACTCGTCTTCGGGCTCGCCTCGACCGGATTCATCGTCGGCGGTCTCGCCGTCGCGAAGTGGGGCCTCGGGCCGAACCCGATCCGCACCATGCTGGTGCTCGTCGGCATCCTCGGGGTCGTGGGGATCGCGTTCACGATCCGCGAGTGGCCCTGGCTGTTCATCGCGGGGATCTGGGTGTTCATGGCGCTCATGCCCGCGGTCGAGGCCGCCGAACAAACGGTGATCCAGCGCGTCGTGCCGTTCGAGAAGCAGGGGCGCGTGTTCGGGCTCGCGATGACCTTCGAGGCGGCGGCGGCGCCGATCACCTCGCTCATCATCGCGCCGATCGCGGAGTTCTGGATCGTGCCGTTCATGCGCACCGACACGGGGCAGCGCGAGTGGGGGTGGCTGCTCGGCGAGGGCGACAGCCGCGGGATCGCGCTCATCTTTGTGTGCACGGGGATCGGGATGATCCTGCTCGCCTGCGCCGCATTCTTCACCCGCTCGTACCGCACGCTCTCTCGCGGGTTCGCCGCCCGGCCGGCGACAGGTCCGGCGCCGCGGCACGGCGCCCCCGAGACCGCCGTAGACTAG
- a CDS encoding methionyl-tRNA formyltransferase — protein sequence MRIVFAGTPEFAVPSLRALVDAGHDVVGVVTREDAPLGRKRVLTPSPVAQAASELGIDTLKANRLGDEATAWVQDRAPELGVIVAYGGLIREPLLSSPAHGWINLHFSDLPRWRGAAPVQRALMAGEQELGVTVFRLVAALDAGDVLTRGSTTFAPGTSAGEALTALSASGTDALLRAVALLAEDPEAGEAQVGEDTYAHKLSREDGLIAFGSGASAEAVLAHWAGVTPEPGAYALIGGDPIKLTELRPLDAGLAAAVPADLAPGEARLVAKRAVVGCGTVNAAGSAAGLELARVQPAGKPAMDGAAWLRGRDGKADLA from the coding sequence ATGCGTATCGTGTTTGCCGGAACCCCAGAGTTCGCCGTCCCCAGTCTGCGAGCCTTGGTCGACGCCGGCCACGATGTCGTCGGCGTCGTCACACGCGAGGACGCGCCGCTCGGGCGCAAGCGCGTGCTCACGCCCTCGCCCGTCGCCCAGGCGGCTTCGGAGCTCGGGATCGACACGCTGAAGGCGAACCGGCTCGGCGACGAGGCGACCGCCTGGGTCCAGGACCGCGCACCCGAGCTCGGCGTCATCGTCGCGTACGGCGGGCTCATCCGTGAGCCGCTGCTGTCGAGTCCCGCACACGGCTGGATCAACCTGCATTTCTCGGACCTGCCGCGGTGGCGCGGAGCCGCCCCCGTGCAACGGGCCCTCATGGCGGGGGAGCAGGAGCTCGGGGTGACTGTGTTTCGGCTGGTCGCCGCGCTCGACGCGGGGGACGTGCTCACGCGCGGCTCGACGACGTTCGCGCCCGGCACCTCAGCCGGCGAGGCGCTCACCGCGCTGTCCGCGTCCGGGACGGATGCACTGCTGCGCGCCGTCGCACTGCTCGCGGAGGACCCCGAGGCGGGGGAAGCGCAGGTCGGTGAAGACACGTACGCGCACAAGCTCTCGCGCGAAGACGGACTCATCGCATTTGGCTCGGGGGCGTCTGCGGAGGCCGTCCTCGCGCACTGGGCTGGCGTGACGCCGGAGCCCGGAGCGTACGCGCTCATCGGCGGCGACCCGATCAAGCTGACGGAGCTGCGTCCGCTCGATGCGGGGCTCGCGGCGGCGGTGCCCGCGGATCTCGCGCCTGGCGAGGCGCGCCTCGTCGCGAAGCGGGCCGTCGTCGGGTGCGGGACCGTGAACGCTGCAGGAAGCGCCGCCGGGCTCGAGCTCGCGCGTGTGCAGCCGGCAGGGAAGCCGGCCATGGACGGAGCCGCGTGGTTGCGCGGCCGCGACGGAAAGGCGGACCTCGCGTGA
- the rpe gene encoding ribulose-phosphate 3-epimerase: MTAQRINPSILSADFVNLQAELEAIRTADLVHVDVMDNHFVPNLTMGPPIVERIQAVSPVPLDMHLMISDADRWAPGYAELGAFSVTFHVEASTDPVALARKIRDIGARAGIALKPGTDPEPYLELLPEFDQVLVMTVEPGFGGQSFMPDMMPKLRRFAEARAKHGLDVWLQVDGGITVDTIGIAAEAGADTFVAGSAVYGGVPEERIADLRAAAAQHAH; this comes from the coding sequence GTGACCGCGCAGCGCATTAACCCCAGCATCCTGTCCGCAGACTTCGTCAACCTCCAGGCAGAGCTCGAGGCCATCCGCACCGCGGATCTCGTGCACGTCGACGTGATGGACAATCACTTCGTGCCAAACCTCACGATGGGCCCGCCGATCGTTGAGCGCATTCAGGCGGTGTCGCCGGTGCCGCTCGACATGCATCTCATGATCAGCGACGCCGACCGCTGGGCTCCCGGGTATGCAGAGCTTGGGGCGTTCTCGGTGACGTTCCACGTCGAGGCGTCGACTGACCCGGTCGCGCTCGCCCGCAAGATTCGGGACATCGGCGCGCGCGCCGGCATCGCGCTCAAGCCGGGCACCGACCCGGAGCCGTACCTCGAGCTGTTGCCCGAGTTCGATCAGGTGCTCGTGATGACCGTCGAGCCCGGGTTCGGCGGCCAGTCGTTCATGCCCGACATGATGCCGAAGCTGCGACGCTTCGCCGAGGCGCGCGCGAAGCACGGCCTCGACGTCTGGCTGCAGGTCGACGGTGGCATCACTGTCGATACGATCGGCATCGCGGCCGAGGCGGGCGCAGATACCTTCGTCGCGGGCTCCGCGGTGTACGGTGGCGTGCCCGAGGAGCGGATCGCCGACCTGCGCGCGGCGGCCGCGCAGCACGCGCATTAG